Part of the Zea mays cultivar B73 chromosome 4, Zm-B73-REFERENCE-NAM-5.0, whole genome shotgun sequence genome is shown below.
GGCTATTATTAGAGGAACAACGCCATTGGCACCACCTACTGCCATTACCATCATGCCGGAGGTCAAGGAGTTGGTGCCCGGAATTAGTGTAAAGCTACGTACTAAGAACCAGTCAAGTGCTTGCTTGATCTAGCTAGTAAAACGTGTTACTCCACATGTTGGTTTGGTGTGGAACTGACAGAGACGATATTATACTCCACAAGACGAACAAGCATTGCTGACTATATCTATATTTTTTGTGAGTTGACTCTTTCTGTGTATATGTACGTATGGTAGCAAAAGCTTAGGTTGTGCCAGAAGCAAAGAGACCAATTAAGAAGCACGTTGAATTTATAAGACTGGTATGGCATGTATAAAAATATTAAATGCAAGGTTTGGTCTCTCTATAGGtcacactaccggaatcgcattctttgccgagtgtctaagacactcggcaaagactattttacactcggtaaagcctttgccgagtgtaacactcggcaaagaacacgacCGTAGGGATGGATctatatgtggtgggttacaagcgaTGTCTCCTTAATGGAGAAAAGCTAATGAGATAGGTCGATGGCCAATGAAAATGATGGGGTatcccctgggccttatatacacgaccgtagGGCACTCCATATacatcatgatcacatgtcttctaaataatagtgaaccggCTGAACTGATCTCTCGAAAATACCGCCGACTTATCCCTAATCCGCCCCGATATTTGAGGACGCaatgcgcgggaaagtcggatgatTTCTTTGGATAGCGCACAATTCGACGGATTGGTTGGGCTTGAGTCCGTTTCCTTCTCTGGTCGGCTCATTCCGCCAATAGCTCTAGTCCGACCCACGAAGGGATTTCTTTGGACCACTAATCTTAAGCAAAATGTGCCACAGTTAGCCACTAACCAAATAGAACCTAAATCGTTCAATAAACCATTTTTCTTGTTACGCAACTATCACAGTCCAGCAACAGCAACACGGTCTTCGAAAAAAATTGAAAGGACAGAGTACACGAAAAGGGTGGTAGGATTAAACGTTCAAATAAGATAACTGTATTGTTTCATCGGCAGGTTCTAGTAGCTGCTGGAGACTATTTCAAGTCGGCTGATTACTAGACATTTTAAAATTTGGATCACGTACGTACTATGTGATTACTAGAAATCTTCAACACGTATGCATGGTAGGTTTAAACGCTGAAATAAGATAACTGTATTGTGTCATCAGCAGGTGATAGCTGCTAGAGACTATTTCTTCAGGTCGGCTGATATGTTCAACCAAAGATTTATTCAGCCACTGATACGTACACGTCGCCACATGCGCTGTGGCAGGCTATATAACCTCACCATCTCCATGCCCAAAGCATCAACAGCATTTGTAGACACAAGCTAAGAAGCTCCGTAGCTAAATTCAAATATTACAAACACAAAAGTGGAGTGCAGAACCAAAATGGCTGCCTCGACCGTCCTTCTCGTTGCTTTTCTAGCATTGGTCACTTCTCATGCCATTGCCTCTGATCCTAGCCCGCTCCAAGACTTCTGTGTTGCCGACAAAGACTCTCCAGGTATGAGTGCTCTCCTCTTGACTCAAGCAGTGTTCTTATAATATATACCTGATTAAATAAGGATCATTTGTTCAAACACACATCTACGTACAATAAGCATTTTGGGGTATGCATATCCTATTAACATGTTCTCCATCTAACTGTTTGCTTTCGTCTATGCATGCATCCAGTGAAGGTGAATGGATTTGTTTGCAAAGACCCTATGGCTGTGAACGCTGACGACTTCTTCAAGGCTGCAAAACTTGATCAGCCAAGGGACACCACCAAAAGCAAGGTGGGATCCAACGTTACTTTGATCAATGTCATGCAGCTGCCTGGACTCAACACGTTGGGGATCTCGTTGGCTCGCATTGACTACGCACCACTAGGTCAGAATcctccacacacacacccacgtgCCACTGAGATTCTCACCGTGCTTGAGGGGACACTTTACGTCGGATTTGTCACCTCCAACCAAGCTGACAGAAGTAACAAGCTATTTGCCAAGGTTCTCAACAAGGGCGATGTGTTTGTATTCCCCCAAGGACTAATCCACTTCCAGTTCAACCCAGTACATGACAAGCCAGCAGTCGCGCTCGCTGCTCTAAGTAGCCAGAACCCTGGAGCTATTACTATTGCCAATGCAGTCTTTGGATCAAAGCCACCTATCTCGGATG
Proteins encoded:
- the LOC103653019 gene encoding putative germin-like protein 12-4, with the protein product MAASTVLLVAFLALVTSHAIASDPSPLQDFCVADKDSPVKVNGFVCKDPMAVNADDFFKAAKLDQPRDTTKSKVGSNVTLINVMQLPGLNTLGISLARIDYAPLGQNPPHTHPRATEILTVLEGTLYVGFVTSNQADRSNKLFAKVLNKGDVFVFPQGLIHFQFNPVHDKPAVALAALSSQNPGAITIANAVFGSKPPISDDVLAKAFQVQKGTIDWLQAQFWENNHY